From Anaerolineae bacterium, a single genomic window includes:
- a CDS encoding ABC transporter ATP-binding protein: MNQQTREIHLRVRNLSKNFGGLQAVYNVSCEINGPELIGLIGPNGAGKTTLTNLIDGALNPSSGTIYFNGKRIDAQKPYQIARLGVGRTFQVTRAFRRMTVLENMLVPGMALHTTARRKEVEKKAWEVLEFLTFEHLAYDYARSLSGGQQKLLELARLLMLDPSIIILDEPFAGVHPKLMEKIYEYITTINAQGKAFIIISHDMDTIFTLSKRLWVLNYGQLIADGDPEVVRHDPAVIEAYLGEEEEVVDVHQMVEERAEEEGEV; the protein is encoded by the coding sequence ATGAATCAACAAACCAGAGAAATTCACCTGCGCGTGCGTAACCTATCCAAAAATTTTGGCGGCTTACAGGCAGTCTACAATGTCTCCTGTGAAATCAACGGGCCGGAACTCATCGGCCTGATTGGCCCCAACGGCGCGGGTAAAACCACCCTGACCAATCTTATTGACGGCGCGTTGAACCCATCCAGCGGCACCATTTATTTTAACGGCAAACGGATTGACGCCCAAAAACCCTACCAGATCGCTCGCTTGGGAGTGGGCCGTACCTTTCAGGTGACCCGCGCCTTCCGCCGTATGACGGTTTTGGAAAATATGCTGGTGCCGGGAATGGCTCTGCACACTACCGCCCGCCGCAAAGAGGTTGAAAAAAAGGCCTGGGAGGTGCTGGAGTTTCTCACCTTTGAACACCTGGCCTACGATTATGCCCGTAGTCTTTCCGGCGGCCAGCAGAAATTACTGGAGTTAGCCCGCCTGCTGATGCTGGACCCCTCGATCATCATCCTGGACGAGCCGTTTGCCGGAGTGCATCCCAAACTGATGGAAAAAATCTACGAATATATCACCACCATCAACGCCCAGGGCAAAGCCTTCATCATTATCAGTCACGATATGGACACCATCTTCACCTTGAGCAAACGTTTGTGGGTGCTCAACTATGGCCAACTCATTGCCGATGGCGACCCGGAAGTGGTCCGCCACGACCCGGCCGTAATCGAAGCCTACCTGGGTGAAGA
- a CDS encoding branched-chain amino acid ABC transporter permease — protein sequence MEASPLLQQAFNPGAALLIFLWVILWGIIGGVVTPRIYRRKDLDASNALLYGAIAGAGTGPILLAYLWLKTPELRWPWIAIPSVTTLALLYWAFAVYNPTNLCVTDGTYIVSQVSNGVLIGILYGIIAIGLTLIFSILGIVSFAHGQFYMIGGYMAFFAINQTMGVGLNPIIGIVLAGLVTFVIGAIFELALLRPMHLGKVERPGEYAILLTFGLAFFLEYTVLATLGANPRKLDPFFNLGTITLGPVSLPPSRVIAAGIGLIVLAILLWFLNYTWLGKALRAVSQDKQAAAVVGINPLTMNTLAFGLGAMLAGLSGAALVQVLAWVPNIAPLASARSFVVIVLGGMGSLPGAMVGGLIIGVVESLGVGCFPDVSRALAYQQVFGMIIFAIVLLLKPTGLFGREL from the coding sequence ATGGAGGCAAGTCCACTACTGCAACAAGCGTTCAATCCCGGCGCCGCGCTGTTGATTTTTCTCTGGGTAATTCTCTGGGGCATTATCGGCGGTGTAGTCACTCCCCGTATTTACCGCCGTAAAGACCTGGATGCTTCAAACGCCCTGTTGTACGGGGCCATTGCCGGGGCAGGCACCGGCCCAATTTTACTGGCCTATCTCTGGCTAAAAACCCCGGAACTCAGATGGCCCTGGATTGCAATTCCCTCTGTCACCACTCTGGCGCTGTTATACTGGGCTTTTGCCGTTTATAATCCCACTAACCTGTGCGTCACCGATGGCACTTACATCGTCAGCCAGGTGAGTAACGGCGTCTTGATCGGTATTCTTTATGGCATTATCGCCATTGGCCTGACCCTGATTTTTTCGATTTTGGGCATTGTCAGTTTTGCCCACGGCCAGTTTTATATGATTGGCGGATACATGGCCTTTTTTGCCATCAACCAGACCATGGGGGTTGGTCTAAATCCCATCATCGGCATTGTTCTGGCCGGCCTGGTGACGTTTGTTATTGGCGCCATTTTTGAACTGGCGCTGCTCCGCCCTATGCATTTGGGCAAGGTCGAGCGCCCTGGCGAATATGCGATTTTATTAACCTTCGGTCTGGCCTTTTTTCTGGAGTATACCGTGCTGGCCACACTGGGAGCCAATCCCCGCAAGCTGGACCCCTTCTTTAACCTGGGCACAATTACGCTTGGCCCCGTTTCGCTGCCGCCCTCACGGGTTATTGCCGCCGGAATCGGCCTGATTGTGCTGGCCATCTTACTCTGGTTCCTCAATTACACCTGGCTGGGCAAAGCCCTCCGGGCGGTGAGTCAAGATAAACAGGCGGCGGCAGTGGTGGGCATCAATCCGCTAACCATGAACACGTTGGCCTTTGGTCTGGGCGCAATGTTGGCTGGATTGTCCGGCGCGGCGCTGGTGCAGGTGTTGGCCTGGGTGCCCAATATTGCGCCGCTGGCCTCGGCTCGTTCCTTTGTGGTGATCGTGTTGGGGGGGATGGGGTCGCTGCCCGGCGCAATGGTGGGCGGTCTGATTATCGGCGTAGTTGAGTCATTGGGCGTGGGCTGTTTCCCCGATGTGAGTCGCGCGCTGGCCTATCAACAAGTGTTTGGCATGATCATTTTTGCCATTGTGTTGCTGCTCAAACCCACCGGGCTGTTTGGGAGGGAGCTATGA
- a CDS encoding branched-chain amino acid ABC transporter permease, with product MRRYIAYGIGLALIVILALAPLAYDIFPFLPVGLINDYTLHILIIGFFYAMLASSWSLLMGYGGQFSFAHMAFAGIGAYTTGLLGRYLATHALTGIIAGTLMAGLFGLVIGMLVLRLRKTYLALFTIAFAEILRLILSAEKDYTEGPNGLPLEPLFPNGLELGRYYFSKVSVIPPYYVMFALMLITLALMSWLAASRFGLFLKAIREDEEAAAALGVDVVRYKVLVFVVTSMVAGLAGATRAHYVTVIAPNDIIILWMSIVITMSVLGGIESLTASAIGGIVVFWALEYLRSDFPLTTITAVLMTLVLTIVIFQLARYLARKYIGPLKGTLNAAVGLVSFILSLLTAYFTAEPVTTLISYTYYDLTGALPSGTVDMSAWRLVFFGLVLMFTLRFYQNGLLYPLMQYFFRTGDIRATVAKREAAGEMAKAEASS from the coding sequence ATGAGAAGATACATCGCTTATGGAATTGGTTTGGCCCTCATTGTCATTCTGGCCCTGGCGCCGCTGGCTTACGATATTTTTCCTTTTCTGCCGGTTGGCCTGATCAATGATTACACTCTGCACATTCTCATTATCGGCTTTTTTTACGCCATGCTGGCCTCAAGTTGGTCCTTGTTGATGGGCTACGGCGGCCAATTCTCCTTTGCCCACATGGCCTTTGCCGGCATCGGGGCCTATACCACCGGGCTGTTAGGGCGTTACCTGGCTACCCATGCGTTGACCGGCATTATTGCCGGCACTTTAATGGCTGGACTTTTTGGCCTGGTGATTGGCATGCTGGTATTGCGCCTGAGAAAAACTTACCTGGCCCTGTTCACTATCGCCTTTGCCGAAATCCTCCGTTTGATCTTGAGCGCCGAAAAGGATTACACCGAAGGGCCAAACGGGCTGCCGCTGGAGCCTCTTTTTCCCAACGGCCTGGAACTGGGCCGGTATTACTTTAGCAAGGTCAGCGTTATCCCGCCCTATTACGTAATGTTTGCCCTGATGCTTATCACCCTGGCCCTGATGTCCTGGCTGGCCGCCTCTCGTTTTGGCCTTTTTCTTAAAGCCATCCGCGAAGATGAAGAAGCCGCCGCCGCCCTGGGCGTGGACGTGGTGCGGTATAAAGTGCTGGTGTTTGTGGTCACCAGTATGGTGGCCGGGCTGGCCGGAGCCACGCGGGCCCATTATGTAACCGTGATTGCGCCTAACGACATCATCATCTTGTGGATGAGTATTGTCATTACCATGTCGGTGCTGGGCGGCATCGAGAGCCTGACGGCTTCGGCCATCGGCGGCATTGTTGTTTTTTGGGCGTTGGAATACCTCCGCTCTGACTTCCCTTTGACTACAATTACCGCTGTCCTCATGACCCTTGTTTTAACAATTGTCATTTTCCAATTGGCGCGTTACCTGGCCCGAAAATATATTGGCCCGCTCAAAGGTACGCTCAACGCCGCGGTAGGGCTGGTTTCATTTATCCTCTCTTTACTGACGGCCTACTTCACCGCCGAGCCGGTCACCACCCTCATCTCCTACACCTATTACGACCTGACCGGCGCACTGCCCTCCGGCACTGTAGATATGAGCGCCTGGCGGCTGGTCTTTTTTGGCCTGGTGTTGATGTTCACCCTGCGGTTTTATCAAAACGGATTATTGTATCCCCTGATGCAGTATTTCTTCCGCACTGGCGATATCCGGGCGACGGTGGCCAAACGTGAGGCAGCCGGCGAAATGGCCAAAGCGGAGGCAAGCTCATGA